The following are encoded in a window of Carya illinoinensis cultivar Pawnee chromosome 15, C.illinoinensisPawnee_v1, whole genome shotgun sequence genomic DNA:
- the LOC122295738 gene encoding cytochrome P450 CYP82D47-like, protein MDLLSLLSPCLNSVAVGALAIALLFFHLLRRSKDGLLKTPPSPTGAWPIVGHLPLLGGSQLPHKTLGAMADKYGPAFTIQIGLHRALVLSNWEVAKECFTTNDVAVSSRPKLVASKHLGYNYAMFGLATYGSYWRELRKIVTVELLSNRRLELLSHVRVSEVETSLEQLYKLWTKQRDNSGQVMVELKQWIGDMNLNLIVRIVAGKRYDFSTSIGDHNKEKARSFQKAFREFFRLLGLFVVSDTVPCLGWLDLGGHEKAMKRTAKELDCMIGEWLEDHKRKRALGEVKGEQDLMDLMLSILDGSDQLAGNDADTINKATCSNLIAGAGDTNTVTLTWAISLLLNNRHVLKKAQDELDIQVGKERLVEDSDISKLVYLRAIVKETLRLYPAAPLGSPREFSGDCTIGGYHVPKGTRLITNIWKIQTDPLIWSDPLEFKPERFLSTYKDFDVRGRNFELIPFGSGRRVCPGATLALQVVHLTLARILHMFEISTPSNAQVDMTESFGLTNMKATPLEILIAPRLPSKLYASKTIK, encoded by the exons ATGGATCTTCTTTCCCTTCTTTCCCCTTGCCTAAATTCTGTTGCAGTTGGAGCACTTGCCATAGCTCTGTTGTTCTTTCATCTTTTAAGGAGGTCTAAAGATGGCTTGCTCAAAACCCCACCAAGTCCAACGGGTGCATGGCCTATAGTGGGTCACCTGCCTCTATTGGGAGGAAGCCAACTTCCCCACAAAACTTTGGGAGCCATGGCGGACAAATACGGTCCGGCTTTCACTATCCAGATAGGGTTGCACCGAGCCTTGGTGTTGAGCAATTGGGAGGTGGCTAAGGAGTGCTTCACAACCAACGATGTCGCTGTTTCCTCTCGACCCAAACTTGTTGCTTCAAAGCACTTGGGCTATAACTATGCCATGTTCGGCCTCGCAACCTATGGTTCCTATTGGCGTGAATTGCGTAAAATAGTCACCGTAGAGCTACTCTCTAATCGTCGGCTTGAACTTCTTTCTCACGTTCGAGTCTCCGAAGTTGAGACCTCCTTGGAACAGCTATACAAACTTTGGACCAAGCAAAGGGACAACTCAGGCCAGGTTATGGTGGAACTGAAGCAGTGGATTGGGGACATGAATCTTAACTTGATTGTTAGGATAGTTGCTGGAAAGCGCTACGACTTTTCTACTAGTATAGGGGATCATAACAAAGAAAAGGCACGTAGTTTTCAAAAAGCATTTAGGGAGTTTTTTCGTTTGCTTGGGTTGTTCGTGGTGTCGGATACCGTTCCTTGCCTTGGTTGGTTGGATTTGGGTGGACATGAGAAGGCCATGAAGAGAACTGCCAAAGAATTGGACTGTATGATTGGAGAATGGCTGGAAGATCATAAGCGTAAGAGGGCTTTAGGTGAGGTTAAAGGGGAGCAAGATTTAATGGACTTAATGCTTTCTATCCTCGATGGTTCAGACCAGCTTGCAGGCAATGATGCGGATACAATCAACAAAGCCACATGTTCG AATCTGATCGCAGGGGCCGGTGACACCAACACCGTTACCCTAACTTGGGCAATATCGCTCTTGCTAAACAACCGGCATGTGCTTAAAAAGGCCCAAGATGAGCTTGACATCCAGGTGGGAAAGGAAAGACTTGTTGAGGACTCAGATATCAGTAAATTGGTCTATCTCCGAGCCATTGTCAAAGAGACATTACGTTTATATCCAGCAGCTCCATTAGGATCGCCGAGAGAATTCAGTGGGGACTGCACCATAGGCGGATACCATGTCCCTAAAGGCACCCGACTCATTACCAACATTTGGAAAATTCAAACGGATCCACTAATATGGTCAGACCCTTTGGAGTTTAAGCCGGAAAGATTTTTATCAACGTACAAGGATTTTGATGTCAGGGGtagaaattttgaattgatcCCATTCGGAAGTGGTCGAAGAGTGTGCCCCGGAGCAACTTTAGCTCTTCAAGTGGTACATTTGACACTGGCTCGTATTTTGCACATGTTTGAGATCTCAACTCCCTCGAATGCACAGGTTGATATGACTGAGAGCTTTGGACTGACAAACATGAAAGCCACTCCCCTCGAGATTCTCATCGCACCCCGCCTACCTTCCAAGCTTTATGCATCGAAGACCATCAAATAG